In one window of Nocardioides panacisoli DNA:
- a CDS encoding protein jag — MNAELDVTTEDRTDDQVVDQPVDQTAEAGSTPQDAGSPQVNQLENEGDIAADYLEELLDIADLDGDLDIDVEADRAAVSIVGADLTQLVGRDGKVLEALQELTRLAVYRETGERSRLMLDISGFRAEKRDRLTALGRETAEQVKESGERASLEPMTPFERKIVHDAVAEAGLVSESEGVEPRRYVVVLPASD, encoded by the coding sequence GTGAACGCCGAGCTCGACGTGACGACCGAGGACCGCACCGACGACCAGGTCGTCGACCAGCCCGTGGACCAGACCGCCGAGGCCGGGTCCACGCCGCAGGACGCGGGTTCCCCGCAGGTGAACCAGCTGGAGAACGAGGGCGACATCGCCGCCGACTACCTCGAGGAGCTCCTCGACATCGCCGACCTCGACGGTGACCTCGACATCGACGTCGAAGCGGACCGCGCGGCCGTCTCCATCGTGGGGGCCGACCTGACCCAGCTCGTCGGACGCGACGGGAAGGTCCTCGAGGCGCTCCAGGAGCTGACCCGGCTTGCCGTCTACCGCGAGACCGGCGAGCGGTCGCGCCTCATGCTCGACATCTCCGGGTTCCGCGCCGAGAAGCGCGATCGGCTCACGGCGCTGGGCCGCGAGACCGCCGAGCAGGTCAAGGAGTCGGGCGAGCGCGCCTCGCTGGAGCCGATGACGCCGTTCGAGCGCAAGATCGTGCACGACGCGGTCGCCGAGGCGGGCCTCGTCTCGGAGTCCGAGGGTGTGGAGCCGCGGCGCTACGTCGTCGTGCTGCCCGCCTCGGACTGA
- a CDS encoding GNAT family N-acetyltransferase has protein sequence MSRTTVPLTVDRLAALEAEGLRCAGCLFWELDPVRRRDATDPATCRRLKESWVSEVLREWGSCGRVLLVDGRPVGYIGYAPASFVPGAAGFPTAPVSPDAVVLTTAHVLPPHRRGGLGRLLVQGMARDLAGRGDVRAVEAFATTGRGLSCALPADFLARTGFKTHRPHPLTPRMRMDLRTLAMWRSGVEAALEKLAGVVRPATAPTPQPEGQRVGERMGRVGTNPGTRRTGSRS, from the coding sequence ATGTCCCGCACCACCGTGCCGCTGACGGTCGACCGGCTCGCCGCGCTCGAGGCCGAGGGACTGCGCTGTGCCGGGTGCCTGTTCTGGGAGCTGGACCCGGTACGCCGCCGCGACGCCACCGATCCCGCCACCTGTCGGCGGCTGAAGGAGTCGTGGGTGAGCGAGGTGCTGCGCGAGTGGGGCTCGTGCGGGCGGGTGCTGCTGGTCGACGGGCGACCGGTGGGCTACATCGGCTACGCGCCGGCGTCGTTCGTGCCGGGAGCGGCGGGGTTCCCGACGGCACCGGTCTCACCGGACGCGGTGGTGCTGACGACTGCGCACGTGCTGCCGCCGCACCGCCGGGGCGGGCTGGGGCGGTTGCTGGTGCAGGGCATGGCCCGCGACCTCGCCGGACGGGGAGACGTGCGGGCGGTGGAGGCCTTCGCCACGACCGGACGGGGCCTGAGCTGCGCGCTGCCGGCGGACTTCCTCGCCCGCACCGGGTTCAAGACGCACCGACCGCACCCGCTGACGCCGCGGATGCGGATGGACCTGCGGACCCTGGCGATGTGGCGCAGCGGGGTCGAGGCCGCGTTGGAGAAGCTCGCCGGCGTCGTACGCCCGGCGACCGCCCCCACGCCGCAGCCGGAGGGCCAGCGGGTGGGGGAGCGGATGGGTCGCGTCGGCACGAACCCGGGGACCCGGCGGACCGGGTCGCGCTCGTGA
- the trxA gene encoding thioredoxin, which yields MGNIAAVTDAEFEAEVLKSDKPVLVDFWAEWCGPCRQVAPILEELAGEFDQQITFKKMNVDENPVTPASYRVTGIPTINVYSGGEVVKTIVGARPKAALLDELNDVVS from the coding sequence GTGGGCAACATCGCAGCCGTGACCGACGCCGAGTTCGAGGCCGAGGTCCTCAAGTCCGACAAGCCCGTGCTCGTCGACTTCTGGGCCGAGTGGTGCGGCCCGTGCCGCCAGGTCGCCCCGATCCTGGAGGAGCTGGCCGGCGAGTTCGACCAGCAGATCACCTTCAAGAAGATGAACGTCGACGAGAACCCCGTGACCCCGGCCTCCTACCGGGTGACCGGCATCCCGACGATCAACGTCTACTCCGGCGGCGAGGTCGTGAAGACCATCGTCGGTGCGCGCCCCAAGGCCGCGCTGCTCGACGAGCTCAACGACGTCGTCAGCTGA
- the sigM gene encoding RNA polymerase sigma factor SigM yields the protein MAVDRDHPADPSDADLLAAHVDGDPDAFGVLFARHRDRLWAVALRTTGHPETAADGLQDGLVAAYRRAGSFRGDARVTTWLHRVVVNACLDRLRSERVRATSTLPEETEAATYADRAGRAGDDTADPADRVAAEERRARVLAALAELPVDQRAALVLVDMEGYSVAEVAEILECAPGTVKSRCARGRARLVERLRPLVTEETSAPEDRTRNRPDTPDVGSVSERGPPEGPTN from the coding sequence GTGGCCGTTGATCGGGACCACCCCGCCGACCCCAGCGACGCCGACCTGCTCGCTGCCCACGTCGACGGGGACCCCGATGCCTTCGGCGTCCTCTTCGCCCGCCACCGCGACCGGCTCTGGGCGGTGGCGCTGCGCACCACCGGGCACCCCGAGACCGCGGCGGACGGCCTCCAGGACGGGCTCGTGGCGGCGTACCGGCGGGCCGGGTCGTTCCGCGGCGACGCCCGCGTGACCACGTGGCTGCACCGGGTCGTGGTCAACGCCTGCCTGGACCGGCTGCGCTCGGAGAGGGTGCGCGCCACGAGCACGTTGCCGGAGGAGACCGAGGCGGCGACGTACGCCGACCGCGCCGGCCGCGCCGGCGACGACACCGCCGATCCCGCCGACCGGGTGGCCGCCGAGGAGCGACGAGCCCGCGTGCTCGCGGCGCTCGCCGAGCTGCCCGTCGACCAGCGCGCCGCACTCGTGCTGGTCGACATGGAGGGCTACTCGGTCGCCGAGGTGGCCGAGATCCTCGAGTGCGCACCGGGCACGGTGAAGTCACGCTGCGCCCGTGGCCGCGCCCGGCTGGTCGAGCGGCTGCGGCCGCTGGTGACCGAGGAGACGTCCGCGCCGGAGGACCGCACCCGGAACCGACCGGACACCCCGGACGTCGGATCGGTGTCGGAACGTGGGCCTCCCGAGGGCCCGACCAACTGA
- the rsmG gene encoding 16S rRNA (guanine(527)-N(7))-methyltransferase RsmG, whose translation MKHAAGAPPAEARQLFPADRWPAVERYAELLATVGAERGLIGPREVPRLWQRHLLNCAVLAEALPRDSTVADIGSGAGLPGIVLGLARPDLRLTLIESLLRRTTFLEEVVAELGLDHVEVRRGRAEEQRDARYDVVTARAVAPLGRLAGWCMPLVAPHGALLAMKGSSAADEVTEAAAALAKLGCAPATVEELGVGVDGVEPTRLVRVHWADPERVPYPASGGSSRRSRSGRRTPRRRR comes from the coding sequence GTGAAACACGCCGCCGGTGCCCCGCCGGCCGAGGCCCGTCAGCTCTTCCCCGCCGATCGCTGGCCCGCGGTCGAACGGTACGCCGAGCTCCTGGCGACCGTCGGCGCCGAACGGGGGCTGATCGGCCCGCGCGAGGTGCCCCGCCTGTGGCAGCGACACCTGCTGAACTGCGCCGTCCTGGCCGAGGCCCTCCCCCGCGACTCCACGGTCGCCGACATCGGATCCGGTGCCGGGCTGCCCGGGATCGTCCTCGGCCTCGCGCGCCCGGACCTCCGCCTCACCCTCATCGAGTCGTTGCTGCGGCGCACCACCTTCCTCGAGGAGGTGGTCGCCGAACTCGGCCTCGACCACGTCGAGGTACGCCGCGGGCGGGCGGAGGAACAGCGCGACGCGCGCTACGACGTGGTCACCGCGCGGGCGGTCGCACCTCTCGGGCGACTCGCCGGCTGGTGCATGCCGCTGGTCGCCCCGCACGGAGCACTGCTCGCCATGAAGGGCTCCTCGGCGGCGGACGAGGTGACCGAAGCCGCCGCCGCGCTGGCCAAGCTGGGCTGCGCGCCGGCGACCGTGGAGGAGTTGGGCGTCGGCGTCGACGGAGTCGAGCCGACCCGCCTGGTGCGTGTCCACTGGGCCGATCCCGAACGAGTACCGTATCCCGCATCGGGTGGCTCGTCCCGGCGGTCACGATCCGGCCGGCGGACGCCGCGCCGCCGCCGCTGA
- a CDS encoding pyridoxal phosphate-dependent aminotransferase — protein sequence MRLVRQIRQSKKLRNVRYDVRGPILVEAQRLEAEGHRILKLNIGNPAPFGFEAPEAILADVTHHLHESQGYSDSQGIYEARTAVAQYYQSKGLRETDVPDVFIGNGVSELISMVLQAFVDDGNEILVPAPDYPLWTGAVTLSGGVPVHYRCDEDNEWMPDLEDIEAKITDRTQALVIINPNNPTGAVYSKEMVAALVDIARRHELVVFADEIYEKILFDDAVHHHAAAAAGSDVLCLTFSGLSKAYRVCGYRAGWVMISGPREAAAEFIEGLTLIANMRMCANVPGQHAIQTALGGYQSINELIVPGGRFYEQSMLAHRLLNEIPGVTSVKPRGALYCFPRLDPEVYPIKNDQDFALELLRSKKLLVTHGTGFNWPEPDHFRLVTLPDVEVLEEAIGRIADFLAQRR from the coding sequence ATGCGGCTCGTGCGCCAGATCCGTCAGAGCAAGAAGCTCCGCAACGTCCGCTACGACGTGCGCGGCCCCATCCTCGTGGAGGCGCAGCGCCTCGAGGCGGAGGGCCACCGCATCCTCAAGCTCAACATCGGCAACCCGGCACCGTTCGGGTTCGAGGCGCCAGAGGCGATCCTGGCCGACGTGACGCACCACCTGCACGAGTCGCAGGGCTACAGCGACTCCCAGGGCATCTACGAGGCGCGCACCGCGGTCGCGCAGTACTACCAGTCCAAGGGGCTGCGGGAGACCGACGTGCCCGACGTCTTCATCGGCAACGGCGTCTCCGAGCTGATCTCCATGGTGCTGCAGGCCTTCGTCGACGACGGCAACGAGATCTTGGTGCCCGCACCGGACTACCCGCTGTGGACCGGCGCGGTCACGCTGTCCGGCGGTGTCCCCGTGCACTACCGCTGCGACGAGGACAACGAGTGGATGCCCGACCTCGAGGACATCGAGGCCAAGATCACCGACCGGACCCAGGCGCTCGTCATCATCAACCCCAACAACCCCACCGGCGCGGTCTACAGCAAGGAGATGGTCGCCGCTCTCGTCGACATCGCCCGCCGCCACGAGCTGGTGGTCTTCGCCGACGAGATCTACGAGAAGATCCTCTTCGATGACGCGGTGCATCACCACGCCGCGGCCGCCGCGGGCTCGGACGTGCTCTGCCTGACCTTCAGCGGGCTGTCGAAGGCCTACCGCGTGTGCGGCTACCGCGCGGGGTGGGTCATGATCTCCGGTCCACGGGAGGCGGCCGCGGAGTTCATCGAGGGCCTGACGCTGATCGCCAACATGCGCATGTGCGCCAACGTCCCCGGCCAGCACGCCATCCAGACCGCCCTGGGCGGCTACCAGTCGATCAACGAGCTGATCGTGCCCGGCGGCAGGTTCTACGAGCAGTCGATGCTCGCGCACCGCCTGCTCAACGAGATCCCCGGCGTCACCTCGGTCAAGCCCCGCGGCGCGCTCTACTGCTTCCCGCGGCTGGACCCCGAGGTCTACCCGATCAAGAACGACCAGGACTTCGCACTGGAGCTGCTGCGCTCGAAGAAGCTGCTCGTCACCCACGGCACCGGGTTCAACTGGCCCGAGCCGGACCACTTCCGGCTCGTCACCCTGCCCGACGTGGAGGTGCTGGAGGAGGCGATCGGCAGGATCGCCGACTTCCTCGCCCAGCGGCGCTGA
- a CDS encoding ParA family protein produces the protein MSHEIDAAGDGSGVSRETAGEDVSRETGGYRPPTAGDFDNRPGATQFDRQTPLAEAAHHTVLARSGGQEPVSRPAATRVFVVANQKGGVGKTTSTVNIAAALSQIGQRVLVIDLDPQGNASTALDVAHHQGVPSTYELLVEGAALADVMQQSEETVNLSVVPATIDLAGAEIELVSVVARENRLKKAIAAHPQVGTEAEAGPDRFDYVLIDCPPSLGLLTLNALVAGQEMMIPIQAEYYALEGLGQLLSTVEMVKAHLNPDLDVSTIVLTMYDGRTRLASGVAEEVREHFGDQVLRTAIPRSVRVSEAPSYGQTVMTYDPASPGALSYLDAAREIASKAVPESGAASVAAGDGRGEGQ, from the coding sequence GTGAGCCACGAGATCGATGCTGCCGGCGACGGCAGTGGCGTTTCACGTGAAACCGCCGGTGAGGACGTTTCACGTGAAACCGGTGGCTACCGGCCGCCGACCGCCGGGGACTTCGACAATCGTCCCGGCGCCACGCAGTTCGACCGGCAGACCCCGCTGGCGGAGGCGGCCCACCACACGGTGCTGGCCCGCAGCGGCGGGCAGGAGCCGGTGTCCCGACCGGCGGCGACGCGCGTCTTCGTCGTCGCGAACCAGAAGGGCGGCGTCGGCAAGACGACCTCCACGGTGAACATCGCGGCCGCGCTGTCCCAGATCGGCCAGCGCGTGCTGGTCATCGACCTCGACCCGCAGGGCAACGCGTCCACCGCGCTCGACGTGGCACACCACCAGGGCGTGCCGTCGACGTACGAGCTGCTGGTGGAGGGGGCGGCGCTCGCCGACGTCATGCAGCAGAGCGAGGAGACCGTGAACCTGTCGGTGGTGCCGGCCACGATCGACCTCGCCGGCGCGGAGATCGAGCTGGTCAGCGTCGTGGCGCGCGAGAACCGCCTCAAGAAGGCCATCGCCGCCCACCCGCAGGTCGGCACCGAGGCCGAGGCCGGCCCCGACCGCTTCGACTATGTCCTCATCGACTGCCCGCCCTCGCTCGGCCTCCTCACGCTCAACGCGCTCGTGGCCGGACAGGAGATGATGATCCCGATCCAGGCCGAGTACTACGCCCTCGAGGGCCTCGGTCAGCTGCTCTCCACCGTGGAGATGGTCAAGGCACACCTCAATCCCGACCTGGACGTCAGCACCATCGTGCTGACCATGTACGACGGTCGGACCCGTCTCGCCTCGGGTGTCGCCGAGGAGGTGCGGGAGCACTTCGGTGACCAGGTGCTGCGCACCGCGATCCCGCGCTCGGTGCGCGTCTCGGAGGCGCCGTCGTACGGGCAGACCGTGATGACCTACGATCCTGCATCACCCGGGGCGTTGAGCTACCTCGACGCGGCCCGCGAGATCGCGAGCAAGGCAGTCCCGGAGTCCGGTGCCGCCAGCGTGGCCGCCGGAGACGGGCGAGGAGAGGGCCAGTGA
- the trxB gene encoding thioredoxin-disulfide reductase — protein sequence MTDTEPRNVIIIGSGPAGYTAALYNARASLQPLIFEGSVTAGGALMNTTEVENYPGFRDGIMGPALMDEMRAQAERFGAELIADDVVEVELDGDLKVVRTATDTYTAHSVILATGSSYRALGLPNEATLSGRGVSYCATCDGFFFREQHIAVVGGGDSAVEEATFLTRFGSKVSLIHRRDELRASKIMQERAFADPKLEIIWNAEVASINGEESLESLTLRDTVTGAESDLPATGLFIAIGHDPRSELIKGQVHLDEDGYALVANDSTATNLPGVFACGDLVDHRYRQAVTAAGTGCAAALDAERYLAGRVHEASGAAVS from the coding sequence ATGACCGACACCGAACCGCGCAACGTCATCATCATCGGCTCGGGACCGGCCGGCTACACCGCCGCGCTCTACAACGCGCGCGCCTCACTGCAGCCGCTGATCTTCGAGGGCTCCGTCACCGCCGGTGGTGCGCTGATGAACACCACCGAGGTGGAGAACTACCCGGGCTTCCGCGACGGGATCATGGGCCCCGCGTTGATGGACGAGATGCGCGCCCAGGCCGAGCGCTTCGGTGCCGAGCTCATCGCCGACGACGTCGTCGAGGTCGAGCTGGACGGCGACCTGAAGGTCGTCAGGACCGCGACCGACACCTACACCGCCCACAGCGTGATCCTCGCCACCGGCTCCAGCTACCGCGCCCTGGGCCTGCCCAACGAGGCGACGCTGTCCGGCCGCGGCGTCTCCTACTGCGCGACGTGCGACGGCTTCTTCTTCCGCGAGCAGCACATCGCCGTCGTCGGTGGCGGCGACTCCGCGGTGGAGGAGGCGACGTTCCTCACCCGCTTCGGCTCCAAGGTCTCCCTCATCCACCGCCGCGACGAGCTGCGCGCCTCCAAGATCATGCAGGAGCGGGCCTTCGCCGACCCCAAGCTGGAGATCATCTGGAACGCCGAGGTGGCCTCGATCAACGGCGAGGAGTCGCTGGAGTCGCTCACGCTGCGTGACACCGTCACCGGCGCCGAGTCCGACCTGCCCGCGACGGGTCTGTTCATCGCGATCGGGCACGACCCCCGCTCGGAGCTCATCAAGGGCCAGGTGCACCTGGACGAGGACGGCTACGCACTGGTCGCCAACGACTCCACGGCGACCAACCTGCCCGGCGTGTTCGCCTGCGGCGACCTGGTCGACCACCGCTACCGCCAGGCGGTCACCGCCGCCGGCACCGGTTGCGCCGCCGCGCTGGACGCCGAGCGCTACCTAGCCGGCCGTGTCCACGAGGCCAGCGGCGCCGCTGTCAGCTGA
- a CDS encoding lysophospholipid acyltransferase family protein yields MDITYPLVIAAAKTWFRVADYDIRMENTEVIPRTGGAVLAVNHNSHLDFVIAGYPGVEQKRLTRFMAKREVFDHPIGGPAMRSFGHISVDRSSGAASLRAAADACRAGELVGIYPEATISRSFEIKQLKSGAARIAAMAGVPLIPITHFGAHRIQTKDHGRDFSRHKTILIKCGEPMHPTGEDPAAETAELHERMTALLDACITEYPEEEKPPGAWWVPASYGGSAPTLEQAERLDVAEKAERARRKAAKSGDK; encoded by the coding sequence ATGGACATCACCTACCCGCTGGTCATCGCGGCGGCGAAGACCTGGTTCCGCGTTGCTGACTACGACATCCGGATGGAGAACACCGAGGTCATCCCCCGGACCGGCGGTGCCGTGCTCGCGGTCAACCACAACTCCCACCTCGACTTCGTCATCGCTGGCTACCCGGGCGTGGAGCAGAAGCGGTTGACGCGCTTCATGGCCAAGCGGGAGGTGTTCGACCACCCGATCGGTGGTCCCGCGATGCGCTCCTTCGGCCACATCAGCGTGGACCGCTCCTCCGGTGCGGCGTCGCTGCGCGCCGCGGCGGACGCCTGCCGGGCGGGCGAGCTGGTGGGGATCTACCCCGAGGCGACGATCTCCCGCTCGTTCGAGATCAAGCAGCTCAAGAGCGGCGCCGCCCGGATCGCCGCCATGGCCGGTGTCCCGCTCATCCCGATCACCCACTTCGGCGCCCACCGGATCCAGACCAAGGACCACGGGCGCGACTTCTCCCGACACAAGACCATCCTGATCAAGTGCGGCGAGCCGATGCACCCCACCGGTGAGGACCCGGCGGCCGAGACGGCCGAGCTGCACGAGCGGATGACGGCGCTGCTCGACGCCTGCATCACCGAGTACCCCGAGGAGGAGAAGCCCCCGGGCGCCTGGTGGGTCCCCGCGTCGTACGGCGGCTCCGCCCCCACGCTGGAGCAGGCCGAACGGCTCGACGTCGCCGAGAAGGCCGAGCGCGCCCGCCGCAAGGCCGCCAAGTCAGGCGACAAGTAG
- a CDS encoding ParB/RepB/Spo0J family partition protein, with the protein MSKKQNRGLGRGLGSLIPTAPPEDAEAVESAGGPGAAPVATAPDVPALDPASAPAGGGAPAAEQQPDLVAVDGAWFTELEPHRITPNRVQPREVFDEEAMAELVHSVREIGLLQPIVVRPLGDDYELIMGERRWRAAKEAGLERIPAIVRATDDSDMLRDALLENLHRSNLNPLEEASAYQQLLEDFDCTHEELADRIGRSRPQITNTLRLLRLSPEVQRRVAAGVLSAGHARALLGAPDPATQDRLAQRVVAEGISVRALEELVSLGDSSEDQPQRRTFARPTAPGLAELDERLGDRLETRVKVSMGKSKGKIAIEFATLEDLQRIVDLIDPRNRQDRPI; encoded by the coding sequence GTGAGCAAGAAGCAGAACCGCGGACTCGGTCGGGGACTCGGATCGCTGATCCCGACCGCACCCCCGGAGGACGCCGAGGCGGTGGAGTCGGCAGGTGGCCCGGGCGCCGCGCCGGTCGCGACCGCACCGGACGTGCCCGCCCTCGACCCCGCGTCCGCGCCCGCGGGCGGGGGAGCGCCCGCTGCTGAGCAGCAGCCCGACCTCGTCGCCGTCGACGGTGCCTGGTTCACCGAGCTCGAGCCGCACCGCATCACGCCCAACCGGGTGCAGCCCCGCGAGGTCTTCGACGAGGAGGCGATGGCCGAGCTCGTGCACTCGGTGCGGGAGATCGGCCTGCTGCAGCCGATCGTCGTACGCCCGCTCGGCGACGACTACGAGCTCATCATGGGTGAGCGCCGCTGGCGTGCGGCGAAGGAGGCCGGGCTCGAGCGGATCCCGGCCATCGTGCGTGCCACCGACGACAGCGACATGCTGCGCGACGCGCTCCTGGAGAACCTGCACCGCTCGAACCTGAACCCGCTGGAGGAGGCGTCGGCCTACCAGCAGCTGCTGGAGGACTTCGACTGCACCCACGAGGAGCTCGCCGACCGCATCGGACGGTCGCGCCCGCAGATCACCAACACGCTGCGGCTGCTCCGACTCAGTCCCGAGGTGCAGCGCCGCGTGGCTGCCGGCGTGCTGTCGGCCGGTCACGCCCGCGCACTGCTGGGTGCGCCGGATCCGGCCACCCAGGACCGGCTCGCGCAGCGGGTCGTCGCTGAGGGGATCAGCGTCCGCGCGCTGGAGGAGCTCGTCTCGCTCGGTGACTCCTCCGAGGACCAGCCGCAGCGCCGCACCTTCGCCCGACCCACGGCTCCTGGCCTCGCCGAGCTCGACGAGCGGCTCGGGGACCGGCTCGAGACGCGCGTCAAGGTCTCGATGGGCAAGTCCAAGGGCAAGATCGCCATCGAGTTCGCGACGCTGGAGGACCTCCAACGCATCGTGGACCTCATCGACCCGCGCAACCGGCAGGACCGCCCGATCTGA